The proteins below come from a single Periophthalmus magnuspinnatus isolate fPerMag1 chromosome 7, fPerMag1.2.pri, whole genome shotgun sequence genomic window:
- the atp5pb gene encoding ATP synthase F(0) complex subunit B1, mitochondrial: MLSRLVFVSANALKSSGPLGAGLVQASRSLQTSSQSLAPVPPLPEKGGKTRHGIIPEELFQFLYPKTGVTGPYMLGTGLLVYMLSKEIYVINHETFVAASIGGVFIYAVKKFGPQVAAFADKLNEEKVAKAQEVKDLAMTSLTQAIEEEKKEQWRVEGRSMLFDAKRNNVAMILETNYRERLHMVTNEVKRRLDYQIALQDLHRRMEQEHMVNWVEKSVIGSITPQQEKESIAKCITDLKALAKATQAKATV, from the exons ATGTTGTCCAGGCTTGTCTTCGTCTCAG CTAATGCCCTGAAAAGCAGTGGGCCCCTTGGTGCTGG TCTGGTCCAGGCCTCCCGCTCTCTGCAGACGTCCTCCCAGAGTCTGGCCCCAGTGCCCCCACTGCCTGAGAAGGGAGGCAAAACACGCCATGGCATCATCCCAGAGGAGCTCTTCCAGTTTCTCTACCCCAAAACTGGAGTCACAG GGCCCTACATGCTTGGCACTGGCCTCCTTGTCTACATGCTTTCTAAGGAAATCTACGTAATCAACCATGAAACCTTTGTCGCTGCCTCCATAGGAGGTGTTTTCATCTATGCTGTCAAGAAATTTGGTCCACAAGTTGCAGCTTTTGCAGACAAACTTAATGAG GAAAAAGTGGCCAAGGCTCAGGAGGTGAAAGATCTGGCCATGACCAGCCTGACACAGGCCAttgaggaagagaagaaggagcAGTGGAGAGTTGAGGGACGGTCGATGCTCTTTGACGCCAAGAGG AACAATGTGGCGATGATTCTGGAGACAAACTACAGGGAGAGACTACACATGGTCACAAACGAGGTGAAGAGACGGCTGGACTATCAGATTGCCCTCCAGGACCTGCACCGCCGCATGGAGCAGGAGCACATGGTCAACTGGGTTGAGAAGAGCGTCATCGGCAGCATCACACCTCAGCAG GAGAAGGAGAGCATCGCCAAGTGCATCACAGACCTGAAGGCCCTGGCCAAGGCCACACAGGCCAAAGCTACGGTCTAA
- the slc25a33 gene encoding solute carrier family 25 member 33: MAQKDTLLHLFAGGCSGTVGAIVTCPLEVLKTRLQSSGLTLRPVYQVQLSGTGAGVIRPGTVTPGLLQVLRSILQKEGPRSLFRGLGPNLVGVAPSRAIYFAAYSKSKELFNGLFVPNSGLVHMSSAGSAAFVTNSLMNPIWMVKTRMQLEKKARGEKKMNALQCARYVYKTEGVRGFYRGLTASYAGISETMICFLIYETLKKHLAKSQFVSPSGEAERGASDFLSLMMAAAFSKGCASCIAYPHEVIRTRLREEGSKYKYFFQTGRLIAVEEGYAAFYRGLIPQLIRQIPNTAIVLSTYELIVYLLGDAK, translated from the exons ATGGCACAAAAAGACACACTGCTACATCTTTTCGCTGGGGG GTGTAGTGGAACTGTTGGGGCAATTGTGACGTGTCCTCTGGAGGTGCTAAAAACCCGGCTGCAGTCATCAGGGCTCACTCTCCGACCCGTTTACCAGGTCCAGCTCAGTGGCACTGGAGCTGGGGTTATCCGTCCCGGGACTGTGACGCCTGGTCTCCTACAAGTCTTACG GTCGATCCTTCAAAAAGAGGGACCACGATCGCTGTTCAGAGGCCTGGGACCAAATCTTGTCGGTGTAGCTCCCTCAAG AGCCATCTATTTTGCTGCTTACTCAAAGTCAAAAGAGCTGTTCAATGGGCTGTTTGTCCCCAACAGTGGACTTGTGCACATGTCGTCTGCGGGCTCTGCTG cgTTTGTGACCAACTCTCTGATGAACCCGATCTGGATGGTCAAGACCAGGATGCAGCTGGAGAAAAA ggccagaggagagaagaaaatgaatgCACTGCAGTGTGCCCGTTATGTTTACAAAACAGAAGGTGTCCGGGGGTTTTACCGAGGTCTGACTGCGTCCTACGCTGGGATCTCGGAAACTATGATCTGCTTCTTAATTTATGAAACACTGAAAAAGCACCTTGCCAAGAGCCAGTTTGTTTCGCCTAGTGGAGAAGCCGAGAGGGGGGCATCAGACTTCCTCAGTCTCATGATGGCCGCTGCATTTTCAAAGGGCTGTGCGTCCTGCATCGCCTACCCACACG AGGTCATTCGGACGAGGCTGCGGGAGGAGGGCAGCAAGTACAAGTACTTCTTTCAGACGGGGAGGTTAATAGCCGTGGAAGAGGGCTACGCAGCTTTTTATAGAGGACTCATTCCACAGTTAATCAGACAGATCCCCAACACAGCCATTGTCCTCTCCACATATGAACTGATCGTGTACCTGCTAGGAGATGCCAAGTGA
- the si:dkey-183p4.10 gene encoding FK506-binding protein 5 isoform X1 — protein sequence MDQSIADLLSDAFTESSVPSFPDDEDLDFENLDFKVDGTNLSQDNNSVDQENSSLMLETTSASIYPSEHKYNSQENDSSSEEEGGENEVEIDEDFIDQIHSNDDEEFYAAGQKPSQNDDQNPNYERSFSFQENIVNKEDITPITETPSTTATTHKETFGAINIEEVKVRERHEDYPSSEEEREDDEGEIEQKPGDFSETVRCSNDSEQVHAMGQDLGQKDSTQDSNQEGGEEIEEGGYFGIIQGNEGHLLIQDDSSEEDQTESTKTTFFQVEYTLEYPEISYDGIEELNEDIDKMESFSDEEHQEAGESFADYPSDFSSCEYIDNARNAEPSYFETERDCTSDNTAEHQGAEQEYIFLKNGAMKDCMGESSEFSKDGLDELEISNNQDVGLKLTEKQDNDSLQSWKVGISEATKGVCEDNTSLTATWEQEAETTEQNIPMMNQDGICLMGEDVPTTVYSSSGSVDDSFFFNDEPKVYGERKRKEEEMQDDEEEERGREQARIQAFYRFYDDQGEDNVKEERQTKVQFCMETLSRVIHYDTDSSRELSSSSDEEVDKEEDREEDKEGEEDGTDQTYEVETCPTMSSDEEVLSTQELQEAEDLAHMDSPNPQEMLDKITESTKKPLCSRNHRCLFVLKWMLSLFLVVVMGLIVFWWVTDAEEWPKLVL from the exons ATGGACCAAAGCATCGCTGATCTACTCAGTGATGCATTTAcag AAAGCTCTGTTCCTTCATTCCCTGATGATGAAGATCTAGACTTTGAAAAtctagattttaaagtggatggaACCAATTTGAGTCAAGACAACAACAGTGTAGACCAGGAAAACAGCTCTCTGATGCTGGAAACTACTTCTGCATCTATTTATCCAAGTGAACACAAATATAACAGTCAGGAAAATGACTCAAGCTCAGAGGAAGAGGGTGGAGAGAATGAAGTTGAAATTGATGAAGATTTTATTGATCAGATTCATAGCAATGACGATGAAGAGTTCTACGCAGCGGGACAAAAGCCATCTCAAAATGATGACCAAAATCCAAACTATGAGAGGTCTTTTTCATTTCAAGAAAACATTGTAAACAAGGAAGATATTACACCTATCACGGAAACTCCTTCTACTACCGCTACAACTCACAAAGAGACATTTGGTGCTATAAATATTGAAGAAGTCAAGGTCAGGGAGAGACATGAGGATTACCCGAGCtcggaggaagagagagaagatgacGAAGGTGAAATTGAACAGAAACCTGGGGACTTCTCAGAGACTGTTCGCTGCAGCAATGACAGTGAGCAAGTCCATGCAATGGGACAGGATCTGGGGCAAAAGGACAGCACTCAAGATAGCAACcaggaaggaggagaagagatagaggagggagGGTATTTTGGTATAATCCAGGGAAATGAAGGCCATTTGCTGATACAAGATGATAGCAGTGAAGAGGACCAAACAGAATCAACAAAAACCACGTTCTTCCAGGTTGAATACACTTTGGAATATCCAGAAATCTCATATGACGGGATAGAAGAGTTGAACGAGGATATAGACAAGATGGAAAGTTTTTCAGACGAGGAGCATCAAGAAGCAGGAGAGAGTTTTGCAGATTATCCGTCTGACTTTTCTTCATGTGAATATATCGACAATGCAAGAAATGCTGAACCAAGCTATTTTGAAACAGAGCGTGATTGCACATCTGACAATACCGCAGAACATCAAGGTGCAGAACAAGAATACATATTTCTGAAGAATGGAGCTATGAAAGACTGCATGGGAGAAAGCAGTGAGTTCAGCAAAGACGGGTTGGATGAACTGGAAATTTCAAATAATCAAGATGTAGGTTTAAAATTAACAGAAAAACAAGACAATGACAGTCTTCAAAGTTGGAAAGTTGGAATCTCTGAAGCTACAAAAGGTGTATGTGAAGATAACACAAGTTTAACTGCCACCTGGGAGCAAGAAGCAGAAACTACAGAACAAAATATTCCAATGATGAATCAAGATGGGATATGTTTGATGGGGGAAGACGTTCCAACCACAGTGTACTCAAGCTCTGGGTCAGTGGATGACAGTTTCTTCTTTAATGATGAACCAAAAGTGtatggggagagaaagaggaaggaggaagagatgcaggatgatgaagaggaggagaggggaagggaacAGGCGAGGATCCAGGCATTTTACAGATTTTATGACGACCAAGGTGAAGACAATGTTAAGGAAG agagacagacaaaggtTCAGTTTTGTATGGAAACATTGTCCCGTGTGATCCATTATGACACAGACAG tAGCAGAGAATTAAGCAGTTCTTCAGATGAGGAGGTGGACAAGgaagaggacagggaggaggacaaggagggTGAGGAAGATGGCACTGACCAAACGTATGAGGTTGAGACATGTCCAACCATGAGTTCAGATGAAGAGGTTTTATCAACCCAGGAACTTCAGGAAGCTGAAGACTTAGCTCACATGGACTCACCAAATCCTCAAGAAATGCTAGACAAAATTACAGAGAGCACCAAGAAACCACTCTGCAGCAGAAACCACAGG TGTCTCTTCGTGTTGAAGTGGATGTTGAGCCTGTTCCTGGTCGTTGTGATGGGACTGATCGTGTTCTGGTGGGTCACAGATGCAGAAGAGTGGCCTAAACTTGTCCTTTAA
- the si:ch211-150o23.3 gene encoding deleted in malignant brain tumors 1 protein produces MLSFFCIFLTGLSCVLWDGVLGFDEVRLVNGDDKCSGRVEVLRNNQWGTVCDHGWDFRDAHVVCLQLGCGFAEYPVQGPTFGSGSGEIWLRHVQCSGHESSLEHCAVVLNSNFPCTHQNDAGVKCSGSLYMPTLTLLSPHTVFSSGESVRFSCYVLMGQSHISDFYLHKEGVPTPLVTQRVDQGQSRVELTLLDVETFQQGSYSCRYSVMGNFPLQRSPPSNSINITVVDLLTPHHWYNTSLEAPPGSVIRGHSFNITCSTLQQYPGASFQLRLVRSNGTLRHSLPALTPSVTFTFPSAQTSDEGYYYCLYRVQLGGRTFVSRESQPLPISVRDPDPLLSPMVISWLVSGLTFVIAVIFIITVAKLMCNKQKQPSELERETRTCVDNTYVALSINKL; encoded by the exons ATGCTTAGTTTTTTCTGTATCTTCTTGACAG gtCTGTCATGTGTCCTGTGGGATGGAGTTCTGGGTTTTG ATGAAGTGCGGCTAGTTAACGGTGATGATAAATGCTCTGGACGTGTGGAGGTGCTGCGTAATAACCAATGGGGGACAGTTTGTGACCACGGCTGGGACTTCAGAGATGCCCATGTGGTGTGCCTGCAGCTGGGCTGTGGGTTTGCAGAGTACCCCGTTCAGGGACCCACCTTTGGGTCCGGCTCTGGGGAGATCTGGCTCAGACATGTTCAGTGTTCAGGACATGAGTCCAGTCTGGAACACTGCGCTGTTGTCCTGAATAGCAACTTCCCGTGCACCCACCAAAACGATGCAGGGGTCAAATGCTCAG GCTCTCTTTATATGCCCACTCTCACGCTGCTTTCACCCCACACTGTGTTCTCCTCTGGGGAGTCTGTGCGCTTCAGCTGCTATGTTCTGATGGGACAGTCCCATATCAGTGACTTTTACCTTCATAAAGAGGGGGTGCCGACCCCGCTGGTGACTCAGAGAGTGGATCAGGGCCAGTCCCGGGTGGAGCTGACCCTGTTAGATGTGGAGACCTTTCAACAGGGCAGTTACAGCTGTCGCTACAGTGTCATGGGCAACTTCCCGCTGCAGCGCTCCCCGCCCAGTAACTCCATCAACATCACAGTAG TGGACCTTCTTACCCCTCACCACTGGTACAACACATCATTGGAAGCCCCCCCCGGCTCAGTGATCCGGGGCCACAGTTTTAACATCACCTGCTCCACGCTGCAGCAGTATCCTGGAGCCTCTTTTCAGCTGCGCCTGGTCCGCTCCAATGGGACGCTCCGACACTCTCTTCCAGCCCTCACGCCCTCTGTTACATTCACCTTCCCCAGTGCTCAGACCTCAGACGagggctactactactgtctctACAGGGTCCAGCTCGGGGGCCGCACATttgtgtccagagagagtcaACCACTGCCCATATCTGTCAGAG ACCCGGACCCTTTGTTGAGCCCGATGGTGATCAGCTGGCTGGTGTCGGGCCTCACGTTTGTTATAGCCGTCATCTTCATTATAACTGTCGCCAAACTCATGTGTAACAAACAGAAGCAGCCGTCCGAACTGGAGAGAGAAACTCGAACCT GTGTGGACAACACCTACGTTGCCTTATCGATAAACAAGTTATGA
- the LOC117373512 gene encoding TRAF3-interacting JNK-activating modulator, whose protein sequence is MDAVAAGKVHLSTLNFEEKSLIRAEQHELLRGKNNTTSCRSPTREFDTKSIKNGLKEKRQLEFLKRRSLSPEMCGSKSTERRTQRRSSPRIFKLRRYTSESENIEQSTANGCAALTLQRSLSESPTSSKWTLLWTEPTQHQTQNPQIQKEKTPVNVRTTSVKTIRSEKVQQRLIQQSEVIQVKKMLREASVQTESGSVTVRETDLQKLEDYLQEALWREQVLKKKLALLQESTTNLMNSSDKIWTTCCSEDLLRNKIRALEAQLHVCLQKFPKDAVKKLLLQMEGQKLVYEDKAVIALQKATQEKTEAVTKAETLQDALNTAQTETQRWKRLYEELRLSSEQLTEQHNQSNDQLLQLHDQLELSQVREAELREELVSLKTQNQELQYSICLLEENNDILREEIQNSQDGSTETEALMQQILMPVETEQRLKEKGSLEVNEQLQRTLEKLQLKEKECEELQTELSTMEQECRSTQTRLSQCRDQLRQITHRTGTSAGECSWLGWCLSLLVLLALVAVGGLLWLWYPPFRDQLRDLYSDVETRIQDYLHDMSSPQHSGCFRPV, encoded by the exons ATGGACGCTGTGGCTGCTGGAAAAGTCCATCTGTCTACATTAAACTTTGAAGAGAAATCGCTGATCAGAGCTGAGCAGCACGAACTCCTGAGAGGCAAAAACAATACCACGTCCTGCCGAAGCCCAACGCGAGAGTTTGACACAAAATCGATAAAGAATGGGCTCAAAGAAAAGAGGCAATTGGAGTTTCTGAAGAGGAGATCCTTGAGTCCAGAAATGTGTGGCTCAAAGTCGACTGAGAGACGAACCCAGCGCAGATCATCACCAAGAATATTTAAATTGAGGCGTTATACATCAGAGAGTGAGAACATAGAACAATCCACTGCAAATGGATGTGCAGCTTTAACATTACAGAGGAGTTTGAGTGAATCTCCTACTTCCAGTAAATGG ACTTTATTATGGACTGAGCCTACACAGCACCAAACACAAAACCCACAGATACAGAAGGAAAAAACTCCTGTGAATG TGCGAACCACAAGTGTAAAAACCATTCGATCTGAAAAGGTTCAACAAAGGCTGATTCAACAAAGTGAAGTTATTCAAGTGAAGAAGATGCTGAGAGAGGCCAGTGTACAGACAGA gtctgGCTCTGTCACTGTTAGGGAAACA GATCTACAGAAGTTAGAAGACTATTTACAG GAAGCCCTTTGGCGCGAGCAGGTCTTAAAGAAAAAGCTGGCGTTGCTCCAGGAGAGTACCACCAACCTCATGAACTCCTCTGATAAAATATGGACG ACCTGCTGCAGCGAAGACCTGCTGAGAAACAAAATCCGGGCTCTGGAGGCACAGCTGCATGTTTGTCTGCAG AAGTTTCCAAAGGATGCTGTGAAGAAGCTGCTCTTACAGATGGAGGGGCAGAAGTTGGTTTATGAAGACAAGGCAGTTATTGCTTTGCAAAAAGCCACACAGGAGAAAACTGAGGCTGTGACCAAAGCAGAGACACTCCAG GACGCTCTGAACACAGctcagacagagacacagcgATGGAAACGTCTTTACGAAGAACTCCGACTGAGCTCTGAGCAGCTCACAGAGCAACACAACCAGAGCAACGACCAACTGCTGCAACTGCACGACCAACTGGAG CTGTCCCAGGTCAGAGAGGCAGAGCTGAGGGAGGAGCTTGTGTCACTAAAGACACAAAACCAGGAGCTACAGTACAGCATATGTCTACTTGAAGAGAACAACGACATATTGAGAGAGGAAATACAAAACTCACAAG aTGGCAGCACAGAGACTGAAGCCCTGATGCAGCAAATTTTGATGCCTGTAGAAACTGAGCAGCGACTAAAAGAGAAGGGGTCACTTGAGGTCAACGAGCAGCTACAGCGGACTTTGGAGAAACTTCAACTTAAAGAAAAAGAG TGCGAGGAGCTGCAGACGGAGTTGAGTACCATGGAGCAGGAGTGTCGGTCCACACAGACCCGACTGTCCCAGTGCAGAGACCAGCTCCGACAGATCACCCACAGGACGGGGACATCG GCGGGTGAGTGTTCCTGGCTGGGATGGTGTCTGTCTCTCCTGGTGCTCTTGGCTCTGGTTGCGGTGGGGGGGTTGTTGTGGCTGTGGTACCCCCCGTTCAGAGATCAGCTTCGGGACCTGTACTCCGACGTGGAGACTAGGATCCAGGACTATCTGCATGACATGTCCTCCCCACAACACTCAGGCTGTTTTAGACCTGTATGA
- the si:dkey-183p4.10 gene encoding myb-like protein X isoform X2, with the protein MDQSIADLLSDAFTESSVPSFPDDEDLDFENLDFKVDGTNLSQDNNSVDQENSSLMLETTSASIYPSEHKYNSQENDSSSEEEGGENEVEIDEDFIDQIHSNDDEEFYAAGQKPSQNDDQNPNYERSFSFQENIVNKEDITPITETPSTTATTHKETFGAINIEEVKVRERHEDYPSSEEEREDDEGEIEQKPGDFSETVRCSNDSEQVHAMGQDLGQKDSTQDSNQEGGEEIEEGGYFGIIQGNEGHLLIQDDSSEEDQTESTKTTFFQVEYTLEYPEISYDGIEELNEDIDKMESFSDEEHQEAGESFADYPSDFSSCEYIDNARNAEPSYFETERDCTSDNTAEHQGAEQEYIFLKNGAMKDCMGESSEFSKDGLDELEISNNQDVGLKLTEKQDNDSLQSWKVGISEATKGVCEDNTSLTATWEQEAETTEQNIPMMNQDGICLMGEDVPTTVYSSSGSVDDSFFFNDEPKVYGERKRKEEEMQDDEEEERGREQARIQAFYRFYDDQGEDNVKEERQTKVQFCMETLSRVIHYDTDSRELSSSSDEEVDKEEDREEDKEGEEDGTDQTYEVETCPTMSSDEEVLSTQELQEAEDLAHMDSPNPQEMLDKITESTKKPLCSRNHRCLFVLKWMLSLFLVVVMGLIVFWWVTDAEEWPKLVL; encoded by the exons ATGGACCAAAGCATCGCTGATCTACTCAGTGATGCATTTAcag AAAGCTCTGTTCCTTCATTCCCTGATGATGAAGATCTAGACTTTGAAAAtctagattttaaagtggatggaACCAATTTGAGTCAAGACAACAACAGTGTAGACCAGGAAAACAGCTCTCTGATGCTGGAAACTACTTCTGCATCTATTTATCCAAGTGAACACAAATATAACAGTCAGGAAAATGACTCAAGCTCAGAGGAAGAGGGTGGAGAGAATGAAGTTGAAATTGATGAAGATTTTATTGATCAGATTCATAGCAATGACGATGAAGAGTTCTACGCAGCGGGACAAAAGCCATCTCAAAATGATGACCAAAATCCAAACTATGAGAGGTCTTTTTCATTTCAAGAAAACATTGTAAACAAGGAAGATATTACACCTATCACGGAAACTCCTTCTACTACCGCTACAACTCACAAAGAGACATTTGGTGCTATAAATATTGAAGAAGTCAAGGTCAGGGAGAGACATGAGGATTACCCGAGCtcggaggaagagagagaagatgacGAAGGTGAAATTGAACAGAAACCTGGGGACTTCTCAGAGACTGTTCGCTGCAGCAATGACAGTGAGCAAGTCCATGCAATGGGACAGGATCTGGGGCAAAAGGACAGCACTCAAGATAGCAACcaggaaggaggagaagagatagaggagggagGGTATTTTGGTATAATCCAGGGAAATGAAGGCCATTTGCTGATACAAGATGATAGCAGTGAAGAGGACCAAACAGAATCAACAAAAACCACGTTCTTCCAGGTTGAATACACTTTGGAATATCCAGAAATCTCATATGACGGGATAGAAGAGTTGAACGAGGATATAGACAAGATGGAAAGTTTTTCAGACGAGGAGCATCAAGAAGCAGGAGAGAGTTTTGCAGATTATCCGTCTGACTTTTCTTCATGTGAATATATCGACAATGCAAGAAATGCTGAACCAAGCTATTTTGAAACAGAGCGTGATTGCACATCTGACAATACCGCAGAACATCAAGGTGCAGAACAAGAATACATATTTCTGAAGAATGGAGCTATGAAAGACTGCATGGGAGAAAGCAGTGAGTTCAGCAAAGACGGGTTGGATGAACTGGAAATTTCAAATAATCAAGATGTAGGTTTAAAATTAACAGAAAAACAAGACAATGACAGTCTTCAAAGTTGGAAAGTTGGAATCTCTGAAGCTACAAAAGGTGTATGTGAAGATAACACAAGTTTAACTGCCACCTGGGAGCAAGAAGCAGAAACTACAGAACAAAATATTCCAATGATGAATCAAGATGGGATATGTTTGATGGGGGAAGACGTTCCAACCACAGTGTACTCAAGCTCTGGGTCAGTGGATGACAGTTTCTTCTTTAATGATGAACCAAAAGTGtatggggagagaaagaggaaggaggaagagatgcaggatgatgaagaggaggagaggggaagggaacAGGCGAGGATCCAGGCATTTTACAGATTTTATGACGACCAAGGTGAAGACAATGTTAAGGAAG agagacagacaaaggtTCAGTTTTGTATGGAAACATTGTCCCGTGTGATCCATTATGACACAGACAG CAGAGAATTAAGCAGTTCTTCAGATGAGGAGGTGGACAAGgaagaggacagggaggaggacaaggagggTGAGGAAGATGGCACTGACCAAACGTATGAGGTTGAGACATGTCCAACCATGAGTTCAGATGAAGAGGTTTTATCAACCCAGGAACTTCAGGAAGCTGAAGACTTAGCTCACATGGACTCACCAAATCCTCAAGAAATGCTAGACAAAATTACAGAGAGCACCAAGAAACCACTCTGCAGCAGAAACCACAGG TGTCTCTTCGTGTTGAAGTGGATGTTGAGCCTGTTCCTGGTCGTTGTGATGGGACTGATCGTGTTCTGGTGGGTCACAGATGCAGAAGAGTGGCCTAAACTTGTCCTTTAA
- the dnase1l1l gene encoding deoxyribonuclease I-like 1-like — protein sequence MRTLVLLVLGLCLFNITLCLKICAFNVQSFGEAKVHNKKVMSILLKILSRCDLSLIQEVRDSKGEAIQSLVKSLNRYDKSNSYSCLQSERLGKKTYKEQYVYIYRDNVLKLKDHYQYPKREQDGTNKTEVFSREPFIARFHSPTTMMKDLILIGQHTCPKNAMKEIDELYTVFKGIYKKWKTENVMILGDLNAACHYVTQKGWRSVRLRDDPRFQWLIGDDQDTTVRENTHCAYDRIIVHGREIISSIIPGSAQPFNFKDNFHLTEEEALEVSDHFPVEVELKPNHRYLLRHEL from the exons ATGAGGACGCTGGTCTTGCTAGTTTTGgggttgtgtttatttaacatcACACTTTGTCTGAAAATATGTGCCTTCAACGTCCAGAGCTTTGGAGAGGCTAAGGTGCACAACAAGAAGGTCATGAGCATCTTACTTAAG ATCCTCTCTCGGTGTGACCTGAGTTTGATCCAGGAAGTCCGAGATTCAAAGGGAGAAGCTATACAATCTCTGGTTAAAAGCCTAAACAG ATATGACAAGTCAAACTCTTACTCGTGTTTACAAAGCGAGCGTCTCGGGAAGAAAACCTACAAGGAGCAGTACGTCTACATTTACAG AGATAATGTGCTGAAGCTCAAGGATCATTATCAGTATCCCAAACGGGAACAGGATGGGACCAACAAGACAGAGGTGTTCTCCAGGGAGCCTTTTATCGCCCGCTTTCATTCACCAACAACAA TGATGAAAGACTTGATTCTGATTGGTCAACACACCTGTCCCAAAAATGCCATGAAAGAGATTGATGAGCTGTACACGGTATTCAAAGGCATTTACAAGAAGTGGAAAACTGAA AATGTGATGATCTTGGGCGACTTGAACGCCGCCTGTCACTACGTCACGCAGAAGGGCTGGAGGAGCGTGCGGCTGAGGGACGACCCCAGGTTCCAGTGGCTCATCGGAGACGACCAGGACACCACCGTGAGAGAGAATACACACTGCGCCTACGACCG GATCATTGTCCATGGTCGAGAGATCATTTCCAGCATCATCCCGGGTTCAGCTCAACCGTTCAACTTCAAAGACAACTTCCATCTCACTGAGGAGGAG GCTCTTGAAGTGAGTGATCATTTCCCTGTGGAGGTGGAGCTGAAGCCAAACCATCGTTACCTGCTTCGCCATGAGCTGTGA